A window of the Cystobacter fuscus genome harbors these coding sequences:
- a CDS encoding type II secretion system protein GspG, producing the protein MTTEHATTTPRLAEPTAARPTRTGRLIVAGVIVAGSAGAFAIASLTFDKTLTPLQRQARAEIRGLEGYFKSFHRITGRFPSQAENFYPLLQVGLIKEIPQDPWGNAYQYRMSEKGNGYIMSYGSDGVAGGSGDAADLISGGVLDNAMVGTEEQQRQAAQEEAR; encoded by the coding sequence ATGACCACCGAGCACGCCACCACTACCCCGCGCCTCGCCGAGCCGACCGCCGCACGCCCGACGCGCACGGGGCGGCTCATCGTCGCGGGCGTCATCGTCGCGGGCTCGGCGGGGGCCTTCGCCATCGCCAGCCTCACCTTCGACAAGACGCTCACCCCCCTGCAGCGTCAGGCGCGCGCGGAGATCCGCGGGCTGGAGGGCTACTTCAAGTCCTTCCACCGCATCACCGGGCGCTTCCCCTCGCAGGCGGAGAACTTCTATCCGCTCCTGCAGGTGGGGCTCATCAAGGAGATTCCCCAGGATCCCTGGGGCAATGCGTACCAGTACCGGATGAGCGAGAAGGGCAACGGCTACATCATGTCCTACGGCTCGGACGGGGTGGCGGGCGGGAGCGGAGACGCGGCGGACCTCATCAGTGGCGGGGTGCTCGACAACGCCATGGTGGGCACCGAGGAGCAGCAACGGCAGGCCGCCCAGGAGGAAGCGCGATGA
- a CDS encoding prepilin-type N-terminal cleavage/methylation domain-containing protein codes for MRRTRGFTLLETVVALAILALALMAIFDINSGAVANHAYAKKLTVATLLARSKMTDLEQKLYDEGFSNDDQEESGDFSAEGWEGFKWRAKIIAPQTEGVSPEQLIGAIFNLPIGEGGDLSGLASMFGGGGTGKDGSSSSQTTANPMAGAAMGMAQPMFTQMVQQITQTVRELHLTVYWREGTQVESLDLVTHMVSLGPGSDRNGGFQPNNGTQPPGMSEQWVDPATGFIVQNAAPGPNGQMINPANGQPLMRRTDFLSRSGGRGGGQPGAGGIVPGGGQLQGRTR; via the coding sequence ATGAGACGCACACGTGGCTTCACCCTGTTGGAGACGGTGGTGGCGCTCGCCATCCTGGCGCTCGCGCTCATGGCCATCTTCGACATCAACTCCGGCGCGGTGGCCAACCACGCCTACGCCAAGAAGCTCACCGTGGCCACGCTCCTGGCCCGCTCGAAGATGACGGACCTGGAGCAGAAGCTCTACGACGAGGGCTTCTCCAACGACGATCAGGAGGAGTCGGGCGACTTCTCCGCGGAGGGGTGGGAGGGCTTCAAGTGGCGGGCGAAGATCATCGCCCCGCAGACGGAGGGGGTGTCGCCCGAGCAGCTCATCGGCGCCATCTTCAACCTGCCCATCGGCGAGGGCGGGGACCTGAGCGGCCTGGCCTCCATGTTCGGCGGCGGGGGCACGGGCAAGGACGGCTCGAGCAGCTCCCAGACGACGGCCAACCCGATGGCGGGCGCGGCGATGGGCATGGCCCAGCCCATGTTCACGCAGATGGTGCAGCAGATCACCCAGACGGTGCGCGAGCTGCACCTCACGGTGTACTGGCGCGAGGGCACGCAGGTGGAGAGCCTGGATCTCGTCACGCACATGGTGTCGCTGGGGCCGGGCTCGGACCGCAATGGCGGCTTCCAGCCCAACAACGGCACGCAGCCTCCCGGGATGTCCGAGCAGTGGGTGGACCCGGCCACGGGCTTCATCGTGCAGAACGCGGCTCCCGGCCCCAACGGGCAGATGATCAACCCGGCCAACGGCCAGCCGCTCATGCGGCGCACCGACTTCCTGTCGCGCTCGGGTGGCCGGGGCGGGGGTCAGCCAGGCGCGGGAGGAATCGTGCCGGGCGGCGGCCAGTTGCAAGGGAGGACGCGATGA
- a CDS encoding general secretion pathway protein GspK — translation MTTPQNSNGERTAARRSARSSRRERGVALIIAVVSITLLTVVATEFAYNTRVDLQLATNQRDEVQALYMARSGVALSRLLLRFQKQVDQTPIPNIGGILSSITGGGTPPGGQQPASSLNIQLWKLARVDCHMLKGMVASGGEGAEEEEKAPAPTLHEDEEGEGAAELAVTGARRSFGSFSGCFLSTIQDEEEKLNLLRLNAGQGDAMPTAMRLLDMLSDKRFEFLFSREDANRVRVSPQDVVIAIRDWMDDNKTQSALDLVSASGPFADGFSDEGSPYSRYEPRYEPKNSRFDSLDELYRVHGVNDRFMAAFRDRLTVYPDMNAKPNVNTDDPLMMHMAILSAADPARPDPRLKDPVFVQELISRIRAARAFSFFGMGVADFVTAIEAAGIAVNPNIKANVAGNRFLSDKTTTFSIKSVGEAGSVQKTLTAVIRLDDGLGKLVYWREE, via the coding sequence ATGACGACCCCCCAGAACAGCAACGGCGAGCGGACGGCGGCCCGCCGCTCCGCCCGGTCCTCGCGACGGGAGCGGGGCGTGGCGCTCATCATCGCGGTGGTGTCCATCACCCTGCTCACCGTGGTGGCCACGGAGTTCGCCTACAACACGCGCGTGGACCTGCAGCTCGCCACCAACCAGCGCGACGAGGTGCAGGCGCTGTACATGGCCCGCTCGGGCGTGGCGCTGTCGCGTCTGTTGTTGCGCTTCCAGAAGCAGGTGGACCAGACGCCCATCCCCAACATCGGCGGCATCCTCAGCAGCATCACCGGAGGAGGCACGCCGCCCGGAGGGCAGCAGCCCGCGTCCTCGCTCAACATCCAGCTGTGGAAGCTGGCGCGCGTGGACTGCCACATGCTCAAGGGCATGGTGGCCAGTGGCGGTGAGGGCGCCGAGGAGGAAGAGAAGGCCCCCGCCCCCACGCTCCACGAGGACGAGGAGGGAGAAGGCGCCGCCGAGCTGGCCGTCACGGGCGCGCGGCGCTCCTTCGGCAGCTTCAGCGGCTGCTTCCTGTCCACCATCCAGGACGAGGAGGAGAAGCTCAACCTCTTGCGCCTCAACGCGGGCCAGGGAGATGCCATGCCCACGGCGATGCGCCTGTTGGACATGCTCAGCGACAAGCGCTTCGAGTTCCTGTTCTCGCGCGAGGACGCCAACCGCGTGCGCGTCAGTCCGCAGGACGTGGTCATCGCCATCCGCGACTGGATGGACGACAACAAGACGCAGTCCGCGCTGGATCTCGTTTCGGCCTCGGGCCCCTTCGCCGATGGCTTCTCCGACGAGGGCTCGCCCTACAGCCGCTACGAGCCGCGCTACGAGCCGAAGAACTCGCGCTTCGACAGCCTGGACGAGCTGTACCGGGTGCATGGCGTGAACGACCGCTTCATGGCCGCGTTCCGGGATCGGCTCACGGTGTACCCGGACATGAATGCCAAGCCCAACGTCAACACGGATGATCCGCTGATGATGCACATGGCCATCCTGTCGGCGGCGGACCCGGCGCGGCCGGATCCCCGCTTGAAGGATCCGGTGTTCGTGCAGGAGCTCATCTCGCGCATCCGCGCGGCGCGGGCCTTCAGCTTCTTCGGCATGGGCGTGGCGGACTTCGTGACCGCCATCGAGGCCGCGGGCATCGCCGTCAATCCGAACATCAAGGCGAACGTGGCGGGCAACCGCTTCCTGAGTGACAAGACGACGACGTTCAGCATCAAGTCCGTGGGTGAGGCAGGCTCGGTCCAGAAGACCCTGACCGCCGTCATCCGGCTCGACGACGGGCTGGGCAAGCTCGTCTACTGGAG
- a CDS encoding PulJ/GspJ family protein, whose amino-acid sequence MRRASRRGFTLLEIMIAVAITALMGAMVSMAFQTGFHAKEVVETEADHYRMLRAAMNRMAREIGSAYVSDRYDGSRFRDQNDRPTNFIGESDSLTFTTFAHQRLYTDAKESDQAVVEYSLQTSTERGANGRMDLMRRENPNIGDRMDRGGTTDVLFEGAKKVEFEYWDSERKEWEDEWDTRRTEKKSILPTRVRITLVALDENGKEVRYSTQTRVMLNTELPRF is encoded by the coding sequence ATGAGAAGGGCTTCCCGACGGGGCTTCACGCTGCTGGAGATCATGATCGCCGTGGCCATCACCGCGCTGATGGGCGCGATGGTGAGCATGGCCTTCCAGACGGGCTTCCACGCCAAGGAAGTGGTGGAGACGGAAGCGGACCACTACCGCATGCTGCGCGCGGCGATGAACCGCATGGCGCGGGAGATCGGCTCGGCGTACGTGAGCGACCGCTACGACGGCTCGCGCTTCCGGGACCAGAACGACCGGCCCACCAACTTCATCGGCGAGTCGGACTCGCTGACCTTCACCACCTTCGCGCACCAGCGGCTGTACACGGACGCCAAGGAGTCGGACCAGGCCGTGGTGGAGTACTCGCTGCAGACGTCCACGGAGCGCGGGGCCAACGGCCGCATGGATCTGATGCGGCGGGAGAACCCGAACATCGGGGACCGGATGGATCGCGGCGGCACCACGGACGTGCTCTTCGAGGGAGCCAAGAAGGTGGAGTTCGAATATTGGGACTCGGAGCGCAAGGAGTGGGAGGACGAGTGGGACACCCGGCGCACGGAGAAGAAGTCCATCCTCCCCACGCGCGTGCGCATCACCCTGGTGGCGCTCGACGAGAACGGCAAGGAAGTCCGCTACTCCACCCAGACCCGTGTGATGCTCAACACGGAACTCCCCAGGTTCTGA
- a CDS encoding pilus assembly FimT family protein produces MNSARAVRRTRERGLTLIEMSIALGIAAVLFAAVTVSVGAITGAKAKASASELAGVIRSLYDTAALTGKTCRLVFELADPKTEEGVSRYRAECAAGNVTTARDRDTQLREDDTAREDAKKGRPRNDPRRNFTRGDDDEPGLDELMAQEQDRVENAARFSEFTGEEISPRQLPAGVNVSVWTRHQREPADKGLAYLYFFPQGFTEKAQVYVRQGENVWTLAISPLTGKVNIVGEALEVPRS; encoded by the coding sequence ATGAACAGCGCGCGGGCCGTGCGCCGGACCCGCGAGCGCGGGCTGACGCTCATCGAGATGTCCATCGCGCTGGGGATCGCCGCGGTGCTCTTCGCCGCCGTCACCGTGTCCGTGGGCGCCATCACCGGCGCCAAGGCCAAGGCGTCCGCGAGCGAGCTGGCCGGTGTCATCCGCTCGCTGTACGACACCGCCGCGCTCACCGGCAAGACGTGCCGGCTCGTCTTCGAGCTGGCGGATCCGAAGACCGAGGAAGGCGTGTCGCGCTACCGCGCCGAGTGCGCCGCGGGCAACGTGACCACCGCGCGCGACCGCGACACGCAGCTGCGCGAGGACGACACCGCCCGCGAGGACGCGAAGAAGGGCCGGCCCCGGAACGATCCGCGCCGCAACTTCACCCGGGGCGACGACGACGAGCCCGGCCTGGACGAGCTGATGGCCCAGGAGCAGGACCGGGTGGAGAACGCCGCGCGCTTCTCCGAGTTCACCGGCGAGGAGATTTCTCCCCGGCAGTTGCCCGCGGGGGTGAACGTGTCCGTGTGGACGCGCCACCAGCGCGAGCCCGCGGACAAGGGCCTGGCCTACCTCTACTTCTTTCCCCAGGGCTTCACGGAGAAGGCCCAGGTGTACGTGCGCCAGGGAGAGAACGTGTGGACGCTCGCCATCTCTCCGCTGACGGGCAAGGTCAACATCGTGGGCGAGGCGCTGGAGGTTCCCCGGTCATGA